A single Primulina eburnea isolate SZY01 chromosome 11, ASM2296580v1, whole genome shotgun sequence DNA region contains:
- the LOC140805288 gene encoding uncharacterized protein has translation MDKKKVVAPLVCHGHSRPVVDVFYSPVTPDGFFLVSASKDATPMLRNGETGDWIGTFQGHKGAVWSCCLDKHALRAASASADFSAKLWDALTGDELHSFEHKHIVRSCAFSEDTHFLLTGGMEKALRIFDLNRPDAPPREIEKSPGSVRAVTWLHSDQSILSSCTDVGGVRLWDVRTGTIVRTLETKSSVTSAEVSQDGRYITTADGSTVKFWDANHYGLVKSYDMPCIVESASLEPRYGNKFIAGGEDMWIHVFDFHTGAEVGCNKGHHGPVHCVRFSPGGESYASGSEDGTIRIWQMSPLAELETLAVDGPADEVIHQFQNVHIAGDETTETGGKAIQAN, from the exons ATGGATAAGAAGAAGGTTGTGGCTCCACTGGTTTGCCACGGTCATTCTCGGCCCGTGGTCGATGTGTTCTATAGCCCAGTCACACCTGATGGTTTCTTCCTTGTCAGTGCTAGCAAGG ATGCCACTCCCATGTTGAGAAACGGGGAGACTGGAGATTGgattggaacttttcaaggtcATAAAGGTGCAGTGTGGAGTTGTTGCTTGGATAAACATGCTCTACGGGCTGCCTCAGCATCGGCTGATTTTTCTGC GAAACTGTGGGATGCATTAACTGGTGATGAATTGCATTCATTTGAACACAAACACATAGTGCGTTCATGTGCCTTCTCAGAG GATACCCACTTTCTGCTAACTGGAGGAATGGAAAAAGCTCTTCGTATATTTGATTTAAATCGGCCTGATGCACCGCCAAGGGAAATTGAGAAGTCTCCTGGTTCTGTCCGTGCGGTTACTTGGCTTCATAGTGATCAATCGATCTTAAGTTCCTGTACCGATGTTGGAGGGGTGAG GTTATGGGATGTGAGAACTGGTACTATTGTTCGAACACTTGAGACCAAGTCCTCGGTAACTAGTGCTGAAGTGAGCCAAGATGGCCGCTATATAACAACTGCCGATGGGTCAACAGTCAAGTTTTGGGATGCAAATCA CTATGGATTAGTAAAGAGTTACGACATGCCCTGCATTGTGGAATCTGCTTCATTGGAGCCGCGGTATGGTAATAAATTCATTGCTGGCGGAGAAGACATGTGGATTCATGTTTTTGATTTTCACACGGGAGCAGAAGTTG GATGCAACAAGGGGCACCATGGTCCAGTCCACTGTGTGCGGTTCTCTCCGGGAGGTGAATCTTATGCTTCAGGATCCGAAGACGGGACTATTAGAATATGGCAGATGAGCCCTCTAGCGGAACTAGAGACTCTGGCTGTAGATGGACCAGCCGATGAGGTTATTCACCAGTTTCAGAATGTGCACATTGCTGGAGACGAGACTACAGAGACAGGTGGAAAGGCGATACAAGCTAACTAG
- the LOC140805289 gene encoding 26S proteasome regulatory subunit 8 homolog A, protein MATAAIETRTAEKSKQHHQQAGTVSGGGEGLRQYYQQRIQDMQLLVRQKDHDLQRLEAQRNDLNARVRSLKEELQLLQEPGSYVGEVVKVMGKSKVLVKVHPEGKYVVDIDKNIDITKITPSTRVALRNDSYVLHLILPSKVDPLVNLMKVEKVPDSTYDMIGGLDQQIKEIKEVIELPIKHPELFESLGIAQPKGVLLYGPPGTGKTLLARAVAHHTDCTFIRVSGSELVQKYIGEGSRMVRELFVMAREHAPSIIFMDEIDSIGSARMESGSGNGDSEVQRTMLELLNQLDGFEASNKIKVLMATNRIDILDQALLRPGRIDRKIEFPNPNEDSRFDILKIHSRKMNMMRGIDLKKIAEKMNGASGAELKAVCTEAGMFALRERRVHVTQEDFEMAVAKVMKKETDKNMSLRKLWK, encoded by the exons ATGGCGACGGCGGCGATAGAGACTCGAACGGCGGAGAAATCGAAGCAGCATCACCAGCAAGCTGGTACAGTGTCTGGCGGCGGTGAGGGGCTCCGGCAATACTATCAGCAACGTATACAGGATATGCAGCTTCTGGTTCGTCAGAAAGACCACGATCTCCAGCGTCTCGAAGCGCAGCGCAACGACCTTAATGCCCGAG TGAGATCACTAAAGGAAGAGTTGCAGCTCCTTCAAGAACCTGGATCTTATGTTGGTGAAGTGGTCAAAGTCATGGGGAAATCAAAGGTTCTTGTCAAG GTCCATCCTGAGGGGAAGTATGTTGTTGACATTGACAAGAACATTGATATCACTAAGATCACACCGTCAACAAGGGTTGCTTTACGAAATGATAGCTATGTGCTCCACTTGATTCTTCCAAGTAAAGTTGATCCATTGGTGAACCTCATGAAAGTAGAGAAAGTTCCGGACTCCACTTATGACATGATTGGTGGTCTTGACCAGCAAATTAAAGAGATAAAGGAG GTGATTGAACTCCCTATCAAACATCCTGAATTGTTTGAGAGTCTGGGAATTGCTCAGCCTAAG GGAGTCTTGCTATATGGACCTCCTGGCACTGGTAAAACGCTTCTGGCAAGGGCAGTGGCTCATCATACCGACTGCACTTTTATCCGAGTCTCAGGCTCAGAATTAGTACAAAAGTATATTGGAGAAGGCTCTAGGATGGTGAGAGAGCTTTTTGTGATGGCCAG AGAGCATGCTCCATCTATTATCTTCATGGATGAAATTGATAGCATAGGATCTGCTCGCATGGAATCTGGAAGCGGCAATGGGGATAGTGAAGTTCAGAGGACTATGCTGGAGCTACTCAACCAGCTTGATGGTTTCGAAGCATCTAATAAGATAAAA GTACTGATGGCTACTAATAGAATCGACATTCTGGACCAAGCTCTACTTCGGCCTGGAAGAATTGATAGAAAAATAGAGTTCCCAAATCCGAATGAGGAT TCCCGATTTGACATATTGAAGATACATTCGAGGAAAATGAACATGATGCGTGGAATTGATCTGAAGAAGATTGCTGAGAAAATGAACGGCGCATCTGGTGCAGAACTCAAG GCCGTATGCACAGAAGCTGGTATGTTTGCTCTGAGAGAGAGGAGGGTTCATGTTACTCAAGAAGACTTTGAAATGGCTGTTGCGAAGGTCATGAAGAAGGAAACTGACAAAAACATGTCCTTGAGGAAGCTCTGGAAGTAG